From Cyanobacteriota bacterium:
TGCCGGGTAGTGGTAAGTCCCATCTAGCGGCTCAGTTAGTGTCAGCCGCTCCCGATCGGCTACTAATTTCCACAGATGCTATCCGCGCCCAACTGTTTGGTGATGAAGCCATCCAAGGGGAATGGCACAAGGTACAAGCTGAGGTCAAGCATCAACTACAACAGGCCATAGCAGCCATCGACGCAGGGACTGCAACCGCAGCTATCTACGATGCTACCAATGCTGCATCTAACCAGCGTCGGAGTGCCTTGCAACTAGCTCGCAGCGTAGGA
This genomic window contains:
- a CDS encoding AAA family ATPase; translated protein: MNRRLVMLIGVPGSGKSHLAAQLVSAAPDRLLISTDAIRAQLFGDEAIQGEWHKVQAEVKHQLQQAIAAIDAGTATAAIYDATNAASNQRRSALQLARSVGFTDITGLWLDTPLSVCLERNRQRQRHVPEEVIVRMHRQLQQSPPTTAEGFERLLQLPEYTEFRALCYL